The Geodermatophilaceae bacterium NBWT11 genome has a segment encoding these proteins:
- the kdpB gene encoding potassium-transporting ATPase subunit KdpB, with the protein MTASPVTERPDAPTETPAARRPTIQWGPALVGAVRKLDPRGLVRQPVVFTVWVGSVFSTVLAVTDPTVFGWLIAVWLWLTVLFANVAEAVAEGRGKAQAASLRKARTTTVAHRTDGTEVASADLRPGDEVVVVAGQSIPGDGDVVEGIASVDESAVTGESAPVIRESGGDRSAVTGGTTVLSDRIVVRITSKPGETFVDRMIALVEGASRQKTPNETALNILLSSLTIVFVLAVVTLQPFAVYSGAEQSITVLIALIVCLIPTTIGALLSAIGIAGMDRLVQRNVLAMSGRAVEAAGDVGTLLLDKTGTITLGNRQAASFQPVGGCSDAEVADAAQLASLADETPEGRSIVVLAKTGYGLRERSDLPGAEFVPFTAQTRMSGVDLPDGRQLRKGAAGAVQAWVRSLDGPIPPEVGDVVDGISAAGGTPLLLAESVGERARVLGVIELKDVVKEGMRERFDELRRMGIRTVMITGDNERTARAIAAEAGVDDVLAEATPEDKLALIAKEQEGGRLVAMTGDGTNDAPALAQADVGVAMNTGTSAAKEAGNMVDLDSNPTKLIEIVAIGKQLLITRGSLTTFSIANDLAKYFAILPAMFAPVFPGLDTLNVMRLSSPESAILSAVVFNALIIVALVPLALRGVKYTPGSASAMLQRNLLVYGLGGVVLPFIGIKLIDLLVSLIPGIA; encoded by the coding sequence ATGACCGCCTCACCCGTCACCGAACGGCCCGACGCGCCGACGGAGACACCCGCCGCGCGTCGGCCCACGATCCAGTGGGGCCCGGCCCTGGTCGGCGCCGTCCGCAAGCTGGACCCGCGCGGCCTTGTCCGCCAGCCCGTCGTCTTCACCGTCTGGGTGGGCTCGGTGTTCTCCACCGTGCTGGCCGTCACCGACCCCACGGTCTTCGGCTGGCTGATCGCGGTGTGGCTGTGGCTGACCGTGCTGTTCGCCAACGTCGCCGAGGCCGTCGCCGAGGGCCGCGGCAAGGCCCAGGCCGCGTCACTGCGCAAGGCCCGGACGACGACGGTCGCCCACCGCACCGACGGCACCGAGGTGGCCTCGGCCGACCTGCGCCCCGGCGACGAGGTCGTCGTGGTCGCCGGCCAGTCGATCCCCGGGGACGGCGACGTCGTCGAGGGCATCGCCAGCGTCGACGAGTCCGCGGTGACCGGGGAGTCCGCGCCGGTGATCCGGGAGTCCGGCGGCGACCGCTCGGCGGTCACCGGCGGCACCACGGTGCTGTCGGACCGGATCGTCGTGCGGATCACCAGCAAGCCCGGGGAGACCTTCGTCGACCGGATGATCGCCCTGGTCGAGGGCGCCTCCCGGCAGAAGACCCCCAACGAGACGGCGCTGAACATCCTGCTGTCCTCGCTGACGATCGTCTTCGTCCTCGCCGTGGTGACCCTGCAGCCCTTCGCGGTCTACTCCGGCGCCGAGCAGTCGATCACCGTGCTGATCGCGCTGATCGTCTGCCTGATCCCGACGACCATCGGGGCGCTGCTCTCGGCCATCGGGATCGCCGGGATGGACCGGCTCGTGCAGCGCAACGTGCTGGCGATGAGCGGGCGCGCCGTGGAGGCCGCCGGCGACGTCGGCACCCTGCTGCTGGACAAGACGGGCACGATCACGCTGGGCAACCGGCAGGCGGCGTCCTTCCAGCCGGTCGGCGGGTGCTCGGACGCCGAGGTCGCCGACGCCGCGCAGCTCGCCTCGCTGGCCGACGAGACCCCCGAGGGCCGCTCCATCGTCGTGCTGGCCAAGACCGGCTACGGCCTGCGCGAGCGCAGCGACCTGCCCGGTGCCGAGTTCGTGCCCTTCACCGCGCAGACCCGGATGAGCGGGGTCGACCTGCCCGACGGCCGGCAGCTGCGCAAGGGCGCGGCCGGGGCCGTGCAGGCCTGGGTCCGCTCCCTGGACGGGCCGATCCCCCCGGAGGTCGGGGACGTCGTCGACGGCATCTCCGCTGCCGGTGGCACCCCGTTGCTGCTGGCCGAGTCGGTCGGTGAGCGGGCCCGCGTCCTGGGCGTCATCGAGCTCAAGGACGTCGTCAAGGAGGGCATGCGGGAGCGCTTCGACGAGCTCCGCCGGATGGGCATCCGCACCGTGATGATCACCGGGGACAACGAGCGCACCGCCCGCGCCATCGCCGCCGAGGCCGGCGTCGACGACGTGCTCGCCGAGGCCACGCCGGAGGACAAGCTCGCCCTCATCGCCAAGGAGCAGGAGGGCGGCCGGCTGGTCGCCATGACCGGCGACGGCACCAACGACGCCCCGGCGCTGGCCCAGGCCGACGTCGGCGTGGCGATGAACACCGGCACGTCGGCCGCGAAGGAGGCCGGCAACATGGTCGACCTCGACTCGAACCCGACGAAGCTCATCGAGATCGTGGCCATCGGCAAGCAGCTGCTCATCACCCGCGGCTCGCTGACCACGTTCTCCATCGCCAACGACCTCGCGAAGTACTTCGCGATCCTGCCCGCGATGTTCGCCCCGGTCTTCCCCGGCCTGGACACCCTCAACGTGATGCGGCTGAGCTCGCCGGAGTCGGCGATCCTCTCCGCCGTCGTCTTCAACGCCCTGATCATCGTCGCGCTGGTGCCGCTGGCCCTGCGCGGCGTGAAGTACACCCCCGGCTCGGCCTCGGCGATGCTGCAGCGCAACCTGCTGGTCTACGGACTCGGCGGGGTCGTGCTGCCCTTCATCGGGATCAAGCTCATCGACCTGCTCGTCTCCCTCATCCCCGGGATCGCGTGA
- the kdpA gene encoding potassium-transporting ATPase subunit KdpA: protein MSSTAAGWLQLALLVVALVAVHKPLGDWMARVYTSPRHWRVEKLVYRAVGVDAESDQRWPTYLRAVLAFSLVGVLVLYLLQRIQGLLPLGNGMAAVEPGSAWNTAISFVTNTNWQGYAGESTMGHLVQMAGLAVQNFLSAAVGLAVLAAVVRGFARRDTDRLGNAWVDVTRSITRLLLPLAVVATVVMVLGGVVQNLSAGTDVSTLAGGSQFVPGGPVASQEAIKELGTNGGGFFNANSAHPFEGPTAWVSLFQVFLILLIPFSLPRTFGKMVGDRRQGLAILGVMATLATVSLTLITVFQSRAGGAATQLAGGALEGQEVRFGGPLSSLFAASTTLTSTGAINAQHDSLTPLGGMVTLFNMMLGEVAPGGVGSGLYGMLVLAVVAVFVSGLMVGRTPEYLGKKLGRREMTLASLYILTTPAIVLVGAAVAIAVPAGQAGMLNDGPHGLSEVLYAFTSAGNNNGSAFAGLSANTPFYNTALGLAMVFGRFLPIVLVLALAGSLARQGRAPVTEGTFPTHRPLFAGLLTAVVLVVVGLTYFPVLALGPLAEGLS from the coding sequence GTGCACAAGCCGCTGGGTGACTGGATGGCGCGGGTCTACACCAGCCCGCGGCACTGGCGGGTGGAGAAGCTGGTCTACCGGGCGGTCGGGGTGGACGCCGAGTCCGACCAGCGCTGGCCCACCTACCTGCGGGCGGTGCTCGCCTTCTCCCTGGTCGGCGTGCTCGTGCTCTACCTGCTCCAGCGCATCCAGGGGCTGCTGCCGCTGGGCAACGGGATGGCTGCGGTCGAGCCGGGGTCGGCCTGGAACACCGCGATCAGCTTCGTGACCAACACGAACTGGCAGGGCTACGCCGGTGAGTCGACGATGGGCCACCTGGTCCAGATGGCCGGCCTCGCGGTGCAGAACTTCCTCTCCGCCGCGGTAGGGCTGGCCGTGCTGGCCGCCGTGGTCCGCGGGTTCGCCCGCCGGGACACCGACCGGCTGGGCAACGCCTGGGTCGACGTCACGCGGTCGATCACCCGCCTGCTCCTGCCGCTGGCGGTCGTGGCCACCGTGGTGATGGTGCTCGGCGGCGTCGTCCAGAACCTGTCCGCCGGCACGGACGTCTCCACGCTGGCCGGGGGGTCGCAGTTCGTCCCCGGCGGGCCGGTGGCCTCGCAGGAGGCGATCAAGGAGCTGGGCACCAACGGCGGCGGGTTCTTCAACGCCAACTCCGCACACCCCTTCGAGGGCCCGACGGCCTGGGTGTCGCTGTTCCAGGTGTTCCTGATCCTGCTGATCCCGTTCTCGCTGCCCCGCACCTTCGGGAAGATGGTCGGCGACCGCCGCCAGGGGCTGGCGATCCTCGGGGTCATGGCCACGCTGGCCACGGTCTCCCTGACCCTGATCACCGTCTTCCAGTCCCGCGCCGGCGGCGCCGCCACGCAGCTGGCCGGGGGAGCCCTCGAGGGTCAGGAGGTGCGCTTCGGCGGACCGCTGTCCTCGCTGTTCGCCGCGTCCACCACCCTCACCTCGACCGGCGCCATCAACGCCCAGCACGACAGCCTCACCCCGCTGGGCGGGATGGTGACGCTGTTCAACATGATGCTGGGCGAGGTCGCGCCCGGCGGTGTCGGCTCGGGCCTCTACGGGATGCTCGTGCTCGCCGTCGTCGCCGTCTTCGTCTCCGGCCTGATGGTCGGGCGGACGCCGGAGTACCTGGGCAAGAAGCTGGGCCGCCGGGAGATGACCCTGGCCAGCCTCTACATCCTCACCACCCCGGCCATCGTGCTCGTCGGTGCCGCCGTCGCGATCGCGGTGCCCGCCGGGCAGGCCGGGATGCTCAACGACGGTCCGCACGGGTTGAGCGAGGTGCTCTACGCCTTCACCTCCGCGGGCAACAACAACGGCTCCGCGTTCGCCGGGCTCAGCGCCAACACGCCGTTCTACAACACGGCCCTGGGGCTGGCGATGGTGTTCGGACGCTTCCTGCCCATCGTCCTGGTCCTCGCCCTGGCCGGCAGCCTCGCCCGGCAGGGCCGCGCCCCGGTCACCGAGGGCACCTTCCCCACCCACCGGCCGCTGTTCGCCGGGCTCCTGACCGCCGTCGTGCTCGTCGTCGTCGGCCTCACCTACTTCCCGGTGCTCGCACTCGGGCCTCTTGCAGAAGGACTGTCATGA